One window of Papilio machaon chromosome 18, ilPapMach1.1, whole genome shotgun sequence genomic DNA carries:
- the LOC106707400 gene encoding DE-cadherin has translation MKLMKKMLPRGVERGFLAALLLGSLAVASSQYTKVREYPSHHVTRLRHSRHLDGYLPIHTSAFVPGMSPKLAVKDNHKPLFTECLNYKPTVKEEQPVGTYVFTVHAEDRDPPDMGGKVTYKFVSTPGEKERFHVDPETGEITTADVFDHDEPSREKEAYITVRASDNGQPQLDDACTIKILIEDINDNQPVFDKVSYSESVPQDLPSGREVMRISATDIDDGNNSIVHYSLDSNSPDQAYFYIDPDNGVIFLNKTIDKVPGYKFKLSAIVKDMGDPPQQSSITLDIQVIESNKKSPSFIEVPDEPIRLKENYADFNTPIATIRAVSNIPEEKKLQFELVMGQTEQTNKWHTFVLEPEADSAYIKLGNHLDYEKITDYTLTVRIQNNYKLAAETIIQIEVEDVNDNIPIFSEIRSGSVLENEPPGTPVMQVRAFDADGTSANNQVTYELGDPSDPFAIDSITGNITTLKMFDREERSFYNIKIIATDNSESALIPGKHNAGQQVFLIEIADKNDNRPHFTQETYVAESIAENANINELVTQVTAVDIDTASVVSYSIVAGNTYDAFVIRNFTGEIRVNNELDYENITSYSLDVKAFDGLFEDYAKVIINIENLNDNPPVFLANYTKTIEEEKLYEGCIVKVEAYDPDIKDRNAPQNIVYSLVKHEQKEFLQIDNDGCLRLTKPLDRDQPSGFTRWQILIMAADQGGRLGSDSLRSTTEVILELTDINDNAPFLTNTQPVIWYENELPGQVVILTAKDYDSAENGPPFTFALNDSASFDIRSKFHIQGNILSTLVSFDREQRKEYRIPVAITDSGTPRLTGVSILHVVIGDRNDNPMGPGHSDIFVYNYKGEAPDTEIGRVFVDDPDDWDLPDKRFMWLPSYEKRSPYFDVHSNTGMITMKEGTPNGTYLLRFNVTEENEPLVPFHWVEATVNVTIKEIPEEAVDKSGSIRFVNITAEEFIVPEADGTSKKDKLHRRLAQLYNTSLDNVDVFTVFSKPTVKDVFLDVRFSAHGSPYYPAEKLDSMVIGIQEKLEEELEAKIYMVKIDECLIEKEQCEDSCRNVLMKNNVPLSVYTNTTSFVGVSARVESECTCDVEEPLVCLNGGTPFADKCECPEGLSGPHCEQTSIGFHGDGWAMYPSPPACHEGHVTLTVTSHASNSLVFYLGPLKYNPLLDVQDFMSLELVEGFLVLLVNYGSGTTRLNNSVVHVADGKPHLIEIVLMRSSIEMFVDRCKLSTCMSLAAPTGPREILNVNGPLQLGGASIDLQHLAQTFGWQHVPTNQHFVGCISNFTYNDFMYNLGEPSVHRNADPSCQRSMFTAVTFGIDTNFLVAILVCIAILVILLLAVVVHRRRADAWAEKELDDIRENIIAYEDEGGGEGDAGYDLHVLRQMYDGPPIDSDRSATFMQAPVVGAAPDISGFLDDKKSVLDRDPDVNPYDDVRHYAYEGDGNTSGSLSSLASCTDDGDLKFNYLSTFGPRFRKLADMYGDSEEERPHEESWC, from the exons TGAGAGAATATCCGTCGCACCACGTGACCAGATTACGTCACTCGAGGCACCTCGATGGGTACCTGCCAATACACACTTCAGCC TTCGTACCCGGCATGTCACCGAAGCTGGCAGTCAAGGACAACCACAAGCCACTGTTCACCGAATGTTTGAACTACAAACCTACGGTGAAAGAGGAACAACCTGTTGGCACGTATGTGTTCACG GTGCATGCAGAAGACAGAGATCCGCCCGATATGGGTGGTAAAGTCACGTATAAATTCGTCTCCACTCCTGGCGAAAAAGAGAGGTTTCATGTAGACCCTGAAACGGGAGAAATTACAACAGCCGAT GTTTTCGACCACGACGAGCCGTCGCGCGAAAAAGAAGCATACATAACGGTACGAGCAAGTGACAACGGCCAACCTCAGCTAGACGACGCCTGCACCATCAAGATTCTTATCGAAGACATCAATGACAACCAGCCAGTCTTCGATAAAGTT TCGTATTCGGAGTCTGTACCTCAAGACTTGCCGAGCGGACGCGAAGTGATGAGGATATCAGCTACTGACATCGACGATGGCAATAATTCCATCGTCCACTACAGCCTCGACTCTAATTCTCCGGACCAAGCTTACTTCTACATAGATCCAGACAACGgagttatctttttaaataaaactattgat AAAGTTCCCGGGTACAAATTTAAGTTGAGTGCCATAGTGAAAGATATGGGCGATCCGCCTCAGCAAAGTTCGATTACTTTAGACATTCAAGTCATAGAGTCTAACAAGAAAAGCCCGTCCTTCATAGAAGTTCCCGATGAACCGATaagattaaaagaaaattacgcTGACTTCAACACACCTATAGCTACAATCAGAGCTGT atcAAATATACCTGAAGAGAAGAAACTACAATTCGAATTAGTTATGGGTCAAACAGAACAAACGAATAAATGGCACACATTTGTATTAGAGCCCGAAGCTGATTCCGCCTACATAAAGCTTGGTAATCATTTGGATTACGAGAAAATCACCGATTATACATTAACTGTCAGAATACAA aataattataaattagctGCAGAAACTATTATCCAAATAGAAGTTGAAGACGTTAACGATAATATTCCAATATTCAGCGAAATCAGATCTGGCAGTGTCCTAGAAAACGAACCGCCGGGCACTCCCGTTATGCAAGTTCGAGCATTTGACGCTGACGGTACTTCAGCAAACAATCAAGTGACTTACGAGCTCGGAGACCCGTCCGATCCTTTCGCTATCGACAGCATTACTGGCAACATAACAACACTAAAGATGTTCGATAGAGAAGAAAGGAGTttctataacattaaaattattgcaacCGATAATTCAGAATCGGCACTCATACCCGGAAAACATAACGCCGGCCAACAAGTGTTTCTTATCGAAATAGCCGATAAAAACGACAATAGACCACATTTCACACAAGAAACTTACGTCGCTGAATCAATTGCGGAAAATGCAAATATAAATGAACTGGTCACTCAAGTTACAGCAGTCGATATCGACAcag cgTCTGTGGTATCGTATAGCATTGTAGCTGGCAACACTTACGATGCTTTCGTTATTCGTAACTTCACCGGCGAGATTCGAGTCAACAACGAACTGGATTATGAGAATATAACTAGCTATAGCCTTGATGTGAAAGCTTTCGATGGACTGTTTGAGGATTATGCTAAAGTCATAATCAATATTGAGAATCTCAACGACAATCCGCCCGTCTTCTTGGCCAATTACACGAAAACCATCGAAGAAGAAAAACTGTACGAAGGATGTATTGTTAAG GTCGAAGCCTATGATCCCGATATCAAAGACCGTAACGCACCacagaacatagtctactCTCTAGTCAAGCACGAACAGAAAGAGTTCCTGCAAATAGACAACGATGGATGTCTTCGTCTCACCAAACCTCTGGACAGAGACCAACCTTCAGGGTTCACGAGGTGGCAGATACTCATCATGGCGGCTGACCAGGGCGGCAGGCTGGGTTCTGACAGTTTACGGTCTACCACTGAAGTTATATTGGAGCTGACGGATATCAACGACAATGCCCCATTCCTTACCAAC ACGCAACCAGTGATATGGTACGAGAACGAACTGCCTGGCCAAGTGGTGATACTGACTGCCAAAGACTACGACTCAGCAGAGAACGGGCCACCATTCACCTTCGCGCTTAATGATTCCGCCAGCTTCGATATACGATCCAAGTTCCATATTCAAg GCAATATACTATCAACTCTAGTATCATTCGACCGAGAACAACGCAAGGAGTACAGGATACCGGTGGCCATTACTGACTCAGGCACGCCGAGACTGACCGGTGTGTCTATATTGCACGTTGTCATCGGAGATAGGAACGACAATCCCATGGGTCCGGGGCACAGCGATATATTCGTTTACAACTATAAG GGCGAAGCACCAGATACGGAGATCGGTCGTGTATTCGTCGACGACCCGGATGACTGGGACTTACCGGATAAGAGGTTCATGTGGCTACCGTCATACGAGAAGAGAAGTCCATACTTCGATGTGCACAGTAACACAGGCATGATTACTATGAAAGAAGGAACGCCTAATGGAACTTATCTATTGAGATTTAAT GTGACCGAAGAAAATGAACCTCTTGTGCCGTTCCACTGGGTGGAGGCAACAGTAAATGTCACCATCAAAGAGATCCCGGAGGAGGCGGTAGACAAGTCCGGCTCAATCCGCTTCGTCAACATCACCGCTGAAGAATTCATCGTACCGGAAGCTGAC gGTACGAGTAAAAAAGACAAACTACATCGCCGTCTCGCACAGCTATACAACACGTCACTAGACAATGTGGACGTGTTCACGGTGTTCAGTAAGCCAACTGTTAAGGACGTGTTCTTGGATGTCCGATTCTCAGCACACGGCTCTCCGTACTATCCCGCAGAGAAACTGGATAGTATGGTAATTGGGATACAGGAAAAG CTCGAAGAAGAATTAGAAGCAAAGATATATATGGTGAAGATCGACGAGTGTCTGATAGAGAAGGAGCAGTGCGAGGACTCGTGCAGGAATGTGCTGATGAAGAACAACGTGCCTCTTTCCGTGTACACCAACACGACTAGCTTTGTCGGTGTATCTGCAAGGGTTGAGTCTGAGTGTACCTGCGATGTTGAGGAACCACTCGTGTGTTTGAATGGAG gaACCCCGTTCGCGGACAAGTGCGAATGTCCAGAAGGTCTATCTGGGCCGCACTGCGAACAGACGTCGATCGGTTTCCATGGGGACGGCTGGGCCATGTATCCTTCCCCGCCAGCCTGCCACGAGGGCCACGTCACCCTCACTGTGACGTCACACGCCAGCAACAGCCTCGTCTTCTACCTAGGACCTTTGAAATACAACCCGCTGTTAGATGTACAAG ATTTCATGTCACTAGAATTAGTAGAGGGATTCCTAGTTCTTCTAGTTAACTACGGCTCCGGTACTACGAGGTTGAACAATAGCGTAGTCCACGTAGCGGACGGCAAACCTCATCTAATAGAGATAGTCCTCATGAGAAGTTCCATAGAGATGTTTGTAGATAGATGCAAGCTGTCCACATGCATGAGCCTCGCCGCACCTACAGGACCTAGGGAAATACTAAATG TAAATGGTCCCCTACAACTGGGCGGCGCCAGCATCGATCTGCAACACCTGGCGCAGACCTTCGGCTGGCAACATGTACCTACCAACCAACACTTCGTAGGCTGCATCAGTAATTTCACTTATAATGATTTT ATGTACAACTTGGGCGAGCCTTCGGTACATCGCAATGCAGACCCGAGCTGTCAAAGGAGTATGTTCACCGCTGTCACATTCGGCATTGACACCAACTTCCTCGTCGCTATATTGGTTTGCATAGCCATATTAGTCA TACTTCTCCTAGCAGTGGTAGTACATCGCCGTCGTGCGGACGCGTGGGCGGAGAAAGAGCTGGATGACATCAGAGAGAACATCATCGCGTACGAGGACGAGGGCGGCGGTGAAGGAGACGCGGGATACGACCTGCACGTACTCAGACAGATGTACGACGGACCGCCCATAGACAGTGATAGATCTGCCACTTTCATGCAAGCACCAG TGGTAGGCGCGGCTCCGGACATCTCCGGCTTCCTGGACGACAAGAAGTCAGTGCTGGATCGCGACCCCGACGTCAATCCTTACGACGATGTGCGTCACTACGCGTACGAAGGAGATGGTAACACCAGCGGCTCTCTCTCCTCACTCGCCAGCT GTACCGACGACGGCGACCTCAAGTTCAACTATCTGTCAACATTTGGTCCGCGGTTCCGGAAGCTGGCGGACATGTACGGAGATTCTGAGGAGGAGCGGCCGCACGAGGAGTCGTGGTGCTAG